The following are from one region of the Shinella sp. PSBB067 genome:
- a CDS encoding nuclear transport factor 2 family protein, with protein MKTDSERTREIINRFHRAFEEHRPGDLDELIGEGCILENTAPAPDGARYEGRQACLDFWKGIASSARLVFEAEEIWASEDRGIIRWRLRWGEGGADRVRGVNIMRVRDGRIVEAAGYVKGA; from the coding sequence ATGAAGACCGACAGCGAACGTACCCGTGAGATCATCAACCGTTTTCATCGCGCGTTCGAGGAGCACCGCCCCGGGGATCTCGATGAGCTGATCGGAGAGGGCTGCATCCTGGAGAATACCGCGCCCGCGCCGGATGGCGCGCGCTACGAAGGGCGCCAGGCCTGCCTTGATTTCTGGAAGGGGATCGCGTCCTCAGCGAGGCTTGTCTTCGAAGCGGAGGAGATCTGGGCCAGCGAGGATCGCGGGATCATTCGATGGCGGCTCCGCTGGGGCGAGGGCGGTGCAGACCGCGTGCGCGGCGTCAATATCATGCGGGTCCGCGACGGCCGGATCGTCGAGGCCGCCGGCTATGTAAAGGGCGCCTGA
- a CDS encoding putative quinol monooxygenase, producing the protein MIIIAGYTRVDPGKRDSAVEAFKGMVERARAFDGCLDFSISTDAVDPERVNLFECWRDEARLNAWRKVARGGPRGKPREVAVSLYRTDKAEKPF; encoded by the coding sequence ATGATCATCATCGCCGGCTATACCCGCGTCGACCCCGGCAAACGGGACAGCGCCGTGGAAGCCTTCAAGGGCATGGTCGAACGCGCACGCGCGTTCGACGGATGCCTCGACTTCTCGATAAGCACGGACGCCGTCGATCCGGAGCGGGTCAACCTCTTCGAATGCTGGCGTGACGAGGCCAGGCTGAACGCCTGGCGCAAGGTCGCAAGGGGAGGGCCGCGGGGCAAGCCCCGGGAGGTGGCGGTCAGCCTCTACCGCACCGACAAGGCCGAAAAGCCGTTCTAG
- a CDS encoding four-helix bundle copper-binding protein has protein sequence MHVREMVSTHPHVQGNTADQLLKFIEEAYDCAQTCTSCADACLAEDMVAELRQCIRLNLDCADICAATGAMASRRTGSNVEVLRAAIQSCAQACQRCGDECRSHSEKHEHCRICAESCKRCADACQAALEEVR, from the coding sequence ATGCACGTTCGCGAGATGGTGAGTACCCACCCTCATGTTCAGGGCAACACGGCCGACCAGCTCCTGAAGTTCATCGAGGAGGCGTATGACTGTGCGCAGACCTGCACATCCTGCGCTGACGCCTGCTTGGCGGAAGACATGGTTGCCGAGCTCCGGCAGTGCATCCGGCTGAACCTCGACTGCGCCGATATCTGTGCGGCAACCGGAGCAATGGCCTCCCGACGCACCGGCTCCAATGTCGAGGTTCTTCGGGCGGCGATACAGTCCTGCGCCCAAGCGTGCCAACGATGCGGCGACGAATGCCGGAGTCATTCCGAGAAGCACGAGCACTGCCGGATCTGCGCCGAGTCATGCAAGCGCTGCGCCGATGCCTGTCAGGCAGCTCTTGAGGAAGTCCGCTGA
- a CDS encoding metal-sensitive transcriptional regulator, whose product MKDRKQAALQRLARLEGQVRGVIRMVEEDRYCVDILNQTLAIRSALAQVEVLILQDHSDDCVEAAIASSDPEAQRQKFRELVGIFEKVCR is encoded by the coding sequence ATGAAAGATCGCAAGCAAGCAGCCCTTCAGCGCCTGGCCCGACTTGAAGGGCAGGTTCGTGGCGTCATACGGATGGTCGAGGAAGATCGTTACTGCGTGGACATCCTCAACCAGACTTTGGCCATCCGCTCCGCCCTCGCACAGGTGGAGGTTCTCATTCTGCAGGACCATTCAGACGACTGCGTGGAGGCAGCCATCGCCTCGAGCGACCCAGAAGCACAGCGGCAGAAATTCCGCGAGCTCGTCGGCATCTTTGAGAAGGTCTGCAGATAG